One region of Dysidea avara chromosome 1, odDysAvar1.4, whole genome shotgun sequence genomic DNA includes:
- the LOC136264674 gene encoding uncharacterized protein translates to MLSVGLSTFCRYWKTCLPHIIIGKPMSDLCWTCHQNSAMITRSMNRCEGEKSQAIKTAERHLKIVKEECDYYKKQCKDSRTKIKALLMDGEEYRPTPVIMQSLPMSRSLTAHYNFDIAQQIITDGQCVKKIYTKRKREDPCWIQSLSPIMRVYHHLMSLIIWVELWL, encoded by the exons ATGTTATCAGTCGGTCTATCAACATTTTGCAGATACTGGAAGACATGTCTGCCTCATATCATCATAGGGAAGCCAATGTCTGACCTGTGCTGGACCTGTCACCAAAATAGTGCAATGATTACAAGATCAATGAATCGATGTGAAGGTGAAAAATCACAG GCCATCAAAACTGCTGAAAGACATCTCAAGATAGTTAAGGAGGAGTGTGACTATTACAAGAAACAATGCAAGGACAGCAGAACCAAAATAAAGGCATTATTGATGGATGGAGAAGAATACAGACCAACACCTGTCATCATGCAATCTCTTCCTATGTCAAGAAGCCTAACAGCTCACTACAACTTTGATATAGCCCAGCAA ATCATCACTGATGGACAATGTGTtaaaaaaatttacacaaagAGAAAAAGAGAAG ACCCATGTTGGATTCAAAGTTTATCACCAATAATGAGAGTATATCATCACTTGATGAGTCTAATAATATGGGTGGAGTTATGGCTTTGA